In Glandiceps talaboti chromosome 14, keGlaTala1.1, whole genome shotgun sequence, a single genomic region encodes these proteins:
- the LOC144445694 gene encoding coiled-coil-helix-coiled-coil-helix domain-containing protein 7-like produces MASTENPTTTQARFKPLNLPPDELEKKRRGPNTKAKRLTDADNNPCTVEANASFQCLHDYNFNRDSCMTEFYTYKNCKKFWNQVMAERRKNGVRPALPPAEERDSIRGGVDYNQLYMHR; encoded by the exons ATGGCTTCGACCGAGAATCCGACAACCACACAAGCTAGATTCAAACCACTAAATCTACCCCCAGATGAACTTGAGAAGAAACGACGAGGACCAAACACAAAAGCTAAAAGGTTGACCGACGCGGACAATAATCCATGTACAGTA GAAGCCAATGCATCTTTCCAGTGTCTTCATGACTATAATTTTAACAGGGACTCGTGTATGACAGAATTTTATACCTACAAAAACTGTAAGAAATTCTGG AATCAAGTCATGGCAGAACGTCGTAAAAATGGTGTCAGACCAGCACTACCCCCAGCAGAGGAAAGGGACAGTATACGAGGAGGGGTGGACTACAATCAACTTTATATGCACCGGTAA